In the genome of Mercurialis annua linkage group LG8, ddMerAnnu1.2, whole genome shotgun sequence, the window aaatttatttatccaCAACTTTgtgtttttatcaaatatactactatctttaaattttaccaGTTCGATCCATCATCTTTTAGATCTTTGTCAATATATCTACGACTCATTTTGAGCTGATATGGCACAATGTTGTTGTCTTCATATAAAAAAGTTATCATATGTGACGTACACAATCTTACCCCATGCCAATTCTAAATGAGTCGTGAGTATATTtaacaaaagtttaaaagacGATAGATCAAAATGGCAAGAATTAAAGATCgtgatatatttgacaaaaagtTCAGAATTGTAGTTAGTTAAGTTCATTTTGCCAAGTTTTGAATAATGTGaatctttatatttataaacatattcttttgaataaattataaatatgatttCGCCTCACGGATTTTCTTTTCGTTTCCTTGTAATGCAGTTTAATTAACTTTTGAGCATTTAGGGGATACTAAAATTTTAGAATCACTaaacttttttgttattttattttgatattgaaattttaatttatttcaatatactaaaattaaaattggcaAATCTAAAAAGTTCTTCTTGCTTATAATTTAGAAGTTCAGTGTctaaataaatgaattaaagTTCACTGTTCTGAAAACTACGAAATCTTACATTTATAACATATTCTTATAAATAAATGTCATTTCGCCATTCTATTTTACCGTTTTTTTATTGTAGTTTTTTCGTGTCCGTGCAGCATAGATTACTTTTAATGCTTAACTAATTACTAACgagttataatttaaatagtatAAGCTTACTAATTTGATTACATGCAGGCAGGGATCATACTAGGACCTTCGATTCTAGGTCAGAACACGAAGTACATGGAAACATTTTTTCCCGACTGGGGGATGGGTTTGTTAGATACAACTGCAAACTTTGGAGCTGCatgctatatttttattacaGCAATCAAATTAGATCCAACTATGTTACTAAGAGCTGGAAAAATCTCTTGGATTATAAGTTTACCAAGCTTCACAATTCCCTTTCTTTACTCATTAATTTCCGATtttttgattcaaaaaaaaatccctGGATTCATTTACAGAGAAGAAAAAGGATTACTTAGAATCAGTTACGGTCTATCCATCACCTTCTTCATCTCCATCGCGGATGCCATGGAAGAACGGAGCCTAAGAACTACAGAATTAGGGCAAATTTCTATGTCTTCTGCTATGATTATGGAAATGTCCAGTTGGATTCCGTTACTTCTCTCAattattttcttcaaaaatgtttattctatgtttttatatttgttttgtcttTGCGGAATAATACTCGTGGGAGTTTACATTATCTGGCCGACTGtaaaacatataataaaaaCAACGCCGGAAGGGGGTTGCGCGAGTGAAACATGCATAGTTGGAATAGTTTTAGCGGCGCTTTGTATGGCATTCGTCACAGAATGTCTTCTTGGTAATGTGTTTATGGGGAGTATAATTGTAGGATTATGTATACCTGAAGAATCATCATTAGGTGGTGCAATTATAGAGAAAACTGAAGCTATTGTGATGAATATTTTCCAGCCTTTGTTCTTTGTGCTTATTGGGTATCATACGGATATCAAATTATTATCTAATATTGATGGTTATGGTTTATTAATATTGTTCATATTTGGGTGTCATTTAGCAAAAATGATTGCTACTGTTTCGGCTTCATATTTGGTTGGGGTCAAATTGAGAAATGCTCTTTTGCTTGGTTTCATTATGAATTTCAAGGGTGTAATTGACTTCTCATTTTATTCGAGATGGCTTGCTTCTGGAGTAAGTTCTTTTTTTCTGATactttttataaaacagttatcgATGTTTTATTTTTCCTATATTACAACAGTGAAAGATTATCGGATTAATTCGAGCAACCACTGCTTATGTGGCCGCATATTGCCCAATGGGCAAAGGTGGATATCCCGCAACTCGGCGGCCACATAGACAATTATTTGCGGGAACTGATTGGGTAATTTTGTATTGTTAGGAAAATAATTCGGTCatgaaaatataacaaataaaacgtCGATTATTGTTTTGTAAGAAATGTATAGCTTAATGACGGAAAAAATAATTCACCTGCTTGCTCTACCTCGACTTTCGGTTCCTATTGTACTCTTGGAAAAAGGTCCAAATGTGCTTGATATTTGAAACATACTCTTAACTTtcagtatttttaaaaacattgaaaACTTATTTAGACTATAcgtcaaatatattttaaaaaattcaaattaaaataattacactTTGAAAAAATAAGAGCGAATTATATTGAGATTCCTAAgttataacataattaataGTCGGTACTTAttgtttcaaaagtctatttaatggtctctcagttttaattccgttaacttaTAGGCCCTTCCGTTAAtttgagggactaaatcgtttaacagaattaaaactgaaggaccaaatcgtttaaaagtgagatatcaaatcgtttaataaaattaaaagtgagggaccaaactgttcataaaattaaagttggggtaccaaattgtttgaaagtaaatGTCAAAATTAACGGAGGGGTCTAGTAGTTAACGGAATTGAAACTAAGGgaccattaaatagacttttcaaacaagagatatcaaactgttaattatattaTACCTCAAAGACCTTCAATTAatttactccaaaaataattacaactgcaaccaaaaattgataaataagataatatttatgattttaaaagtctgaaatacaaaaaaaagatagaaaaggTGATGTATTTTTGTGTAAGAGAACTAATGATTTTTATGTTGTTTGCAGTTGGTAGACCAGAGAATGTACACTATATTAGTGTTATCCAATTTTATTCTTACTTCTGTGCATAGCAATATACTAGACATATTCTACAATCCTCAAACAAGACTTACAGAATCTCCATCTTCTCAAAAACGTTTCAGAAATCTTCAATCCGCCTCCGTTTCTAGACCGTTACGCCTTCTAACCTGCATTCACTCCGAAGACAATGTCCGATGCATCATTTCCCTACTTGAAGCATCGAATCCGAATGCAATTAGTCCTATTCACGCATATATTGTTCATACCATTGAACTCGTGGGTGGTATGGTTCCGAGATTAACACCTTATAACACTAATTGGAGAAGATATCGATCTTACACAAGCTCGAATCATATAATGCAAGCCTTCTCGAATTACTCAAAAAATTCTCGAGGTCCAGTCTCGATTCGACCATTCACATTGGTTGCTCCGTACAAGACAATGCATAACATTCTTTGCAATCTTGGTGAGGataaaaaactaaatataattatcgtTCCGTTTATGTGCGATGATATCGAAGCTAACATAATAGTGCCATATAGTCTAGTCCGCGAATTTAATACTCAACTTCAAGTGAATTCTCCTTGTACCGTCGCGATTTTAGTAGATAGAGGATTGAATCGTCGACGGATAAATCTCGGAAAATTTTCGTATAATGTACTCGTAATTTTTATCGGGGGTGATGATGATCGTGAAGCGTTACAAGTAGCAACGCGAATGTCGGGAAATCCGGATGTGAGCATAACATTGATGAGAATTTATCTGAAAAATGAGGAAATTTATGAAATTGAGGATAAATTAGATGAATCATTGATCAAAGAgttcaaagaaaaaaatgagaaaaataaaaatgtggtCTTGAGAGAAGCTATAGTAAGTAATAGTACAGATTTGATAAATTTGATTGGATCGTTGGATGGAAATTATGAGATAATTATAGTGGGGAAAAAgcagattaaattaaatttaatgaaaGAAATGCAAGATTGGATTGATTATCCAGAATTGGGGGTGATTGGTGATATGATTGCTTCTTCAAATTCCCATGATTGTAAAATGTCTGTTCTAGTGGTTCAACattctctcttttttatttaGGTGCTTAATATGATAGATTTGTATCAATTTAGCCAAAAATTCTTGCTCTAGATCGGATTCACGGCATATCAATTTCAAATGAGTGAACTTAAGATCTCGTTTCGATAAgaatttttcaatttagtttGCTTTTCTCCAATTTTTATGACTAGCTACTTCATTTTTTAAGGATATTCATTAGTTATTTCTCagtaaaagtttttttttttggttcaagAGTAAGAGATACCATAgtcttttgaaatttttagtGTAATTAACTTTCTGATGATGTATCATATATGATTTATAAGACGATAtttaattgtatatatattattttaaaaatttagtgtatgctttttttatttttgtgtttaaatGTAATTGTTATTCAATTAAGAgtctaaatttcaaattttaatagttttgaTGTTTATAACAGATTTTAATGATTAATAAGCTCTTATTTGTATCACTAAaataaagagcaaattactctcgGATTCTTCACATATGTAATAATTTATATTCGCATCtctcttgtttgaaaattaaaagatatgatCCTCCGTCTTTATTTTTGTTACCGTTTTAGTTCTTCGGTTTAGTTTTGGTGTTACTAAGTCAAGCggtttaattgaaaaaaaaaataaagcataatttaattcttaaatttaaattttaatatgtataaataaagttatgtattatgaaatttaataacttaatggctttgatttaattttttaatatttgttaatattttaaaccGTAAATGaagtaagaaaattaaaaataaaacaaattaaatttcatttattaagtcattaaattttataaagaaaattataatttttatttatgcttgtgtaaaataaatttaaggattaaattgaaatttaatttcttttagttAAGTCTTTTgacttaaaagaaaaaaacaacaacaacaataaatggagtaactaaaatgttaacaaaaataaaactgaATAACCatattgtttaattttcaataaGAGAGATAGAAGTGTGAATTATGGCATACGTGGAGAATCTAAGGATAATTTGCTCTTTTTCAAAACTAATAGAATTGGAGAGcttttattaattgaaaagtAGAATTCTCAATTACAGAACTAAGAAGCTGAGCTAAGACTATTTATAGCTAAAACAAGAAATAACTGCTATTAACAGAAAACACAGAAAGCATGACTTGTGATCTGCTGAGCTGGCTTCTTATCCTCTGAGGTGTGAGCTGTCAAATACACACGAGTTGCTTGTGGTATCTGCTTAGCTGGATATGAGCTGGATGTATCTTCATCTGTAAGCAAGCTCTTGTTATGGAGTAATCTTCTGGTACAAGCAAGACCATGATGAGCAGACTGAGTTCCAGAAGAAGTATGGCAATCTGAATCTGATGAAGCTGAGTAAGATACATTGTTTaataccccccccccccccccccccaagcTGGAGCATGCAGATCATGAAGGCCCAGCTTGGAAATTGCTACTGAAAACAGTGATGGAGGTAGAGCCTTGGTAAAGCAATCTGCTAGCTGATTTGCAGATGAAACTGGTAGCAAATGGATTACCTTTTGCATTAACTTCTCACGAATGACATGACAATCAATGTCTATATGCTTTGTTCTCTCATGGAAAACAGGGTTGTGAGCCAAAGAAATGGCAGATTGATTGTCACAATAGACAATAGCAGCTTTAGAATGAATCTTCTGTAGATCTATAAGAAGATACAATAACCACTGTAATTCACATGTGAGACTAGCCAGTGCTCTATATTCTGCTTCTGAGGATGATCTAGAAACAGTAGTATGTTCCTTGGATTTCCAGGATATTAGAGAATCACCAAGAAATACACAGAAACCAGACACATATTTTCTAGTATCTATGCAGGAAGCCCAGTCAGAGTCAGCAAAGCTGTTCAAGTCAAGAGAGGAGCTGGAAGGAAAGAATAAACCTTTTCCTGGTGAAGCTTTGATGTACCTGAGGACTCTATGAGCAGACTTGAGATGTGTGTCAGTAGGAGAAGCCATAAACTGTGAAAGCTGTTGAACAACAAAGCTTATGTCTGGTCTGGTGGTACATAAGTACAGGAGTTTACCCATAAGTTGTCTATATGGTAAAGCATCAGGAAGAGGAGTACCCATCAGTAGAAGAAAGTTTATGAGAATTCACCATTGGTGTGGAAACTGGTTTGGACAATATGAATCCAGAATCAGTTAAAAGATCCAATGTGTACTTTCTTTGGCACAAATTGATGCCAGATTTACTTCTTGCTACTTCAAGACCAAGGAAGAATTTAAGACTGCCAAGGTCTTTTATTTTGAACAAACTATGTAAATGTTGTTTGACAGATGATATTTCAGAAATAGAATCACTTGCCAAGATGATATCATCCACATAAACCAAAAGGGCAATGAAGGATTCTGCAGAACTCTTTATGAATAGAGAAGGATCAGATGCAGCAGAAGGGAATCCTTGAGCAAGAAGAGCTTGAGTGAGTTTGGTATGCCATTGTCTGCTGGCTTGCTTCAGGCCATACAAAGACTTGAGCAATCTGCAAACTTTACCAGAACCTGTTTGAAAACCTGGAGGAACAGTCATATACACCTCTTCTGATAAGTCTCCATGAAGAAAGGCATTGTTCATATCAAGTTGATGTAAATGCCATTTCTTTACTGATGCTACAGCCAATAGAGTTCTTATAGTGCTCATCTTAGCAACAGGGGAAAAGGTATCCAGGTAATCAAGTCCTGGTTGCTGAGTGAATCCCTTAGCTACCAATCAGGCTTTAAAACGTTCTACTTCCCCATCTGCTTTGTACTTTATCTTGTATATCCATTTGCAACCTATTGGATTTTTGCCTTTAGGAAGATCAGACAATTCCCATGTGCCATTGTCATTAAGAGCCTTAAGTTCTGCATCCATGGCTTCTTGCCATTCTGTGTGTTTAACTGCTTCATTGTAAGAAGTTGGTTCTTTTAAGAGGTTTATTTTAGAACAGAAGGATTTATGATGAGAGGAAAGGTTATCATAGGTATGAAATGCAGAAAGACAGTGAGGAATGGTGATATTTGGTGTGGTAAGATTATGTGTGAGGGATGCAGGTAATGAACACTGATAGTCTTTGAGATTAGATGGAAGGTTTATGGTTCTGGAACTTCTCCTTAAAGGAGGAAAGTCAGTTTGTGTAAAGATGGGGTTTGATGATGAAGGAGATTGTATGTTTCTCCTGGGATTAAGAGGGATGTTTGGTGGTTTCTGTGAAGGTAAGTCTGCTAAAGGATTAATGGAATCTGAAAAAGAAGGCTAGATGCAACTATTTGGCTTTTCAGTAGTGACAGTAACTGGTTTCAACAAAGGAAATTATGTCTCATAGAAAACAACATTTCTAGAAACAAAAACTTTCTTAGAATTCATATCAAAAAGTTTATATCCTTTTGCATGAGCTGGAAAGCCAAATAAAAGCACATTTGACTGCTCTCTGATCAAATTTACCTCTCAACTGAGGTATTGTTCCAGCAAAAGCCAAACAATCAAACACTTTTAAATTCTGATATGAAGCATGAGACTTAAACAGCATGTTATATGGTGTATTATCATCAATGACAGGAGATGTTAACCTGTTAATGATGTAAACATCATGTTCAATGCAGTGATTCCAGAGTGTGATAGGAAAACCTGATTGAAACTTCAAAGATCTGGCAATGTTTAGGATATGTTGTTGCTTCCTTTCCACCAGACTGTTTTGTTATGGAGTGTAGATGCAGGATTTCTGATGGATTGTGcctttagaattgaaaaaatCCTTCATGCCAAACTCTAGGCCATTATCACTtctaacaatttttattttgcagGAAAACTGAGTATCAACATAAGAAAAGAAGTTTTGAATATAACTTCTTGTCTCagatttattgtgcatcaaaaATGTCCATGAATATCTGCTGTAGTCATCAACAATTGTGAGAAAGTATCTGTGTCCATTAATGGAAGGTTTAGGTACAGGACCCCATATATCCATGTGCACTAAATCAAAAATTCTAGATGTTTTTGACTCACTAACATGAAATGGAAGCTTCTTTTGCTTGCCTAAATGACATATTTCACAAGCAAACTTATTTGAACAAGTAATACTAGAATCAATGGACTGTAACTTCTTTATTTTCTGCTCAGATGGATGTCCCAATCTGAAATGCCAGAGGTTTGCAGTAGACACAGTTTTAGCAGAATTGCAGTGTGTAGCAGACTCATGCAGTTGCAATTCATAAAGACCCCCTTTCTTTTTAGTTGATCCAATCATCTTGGAATGTGTCAGATCCTGAAGTAGGCACATGTTTTGATAGAAAATTAAGCACATGTGAGGATCATTAGTCAACTTACTTGCTGAAATAAGGTTGAAGTTAAAATGTGGCACATATAGAACATTAACTATCAACAAACTAGAAGTAAGTTGAATATCACCAACTCTCTCAACAGGTACTTGATCCCCATTAGGTAATTTTACTACCATAGTAGTCACAGGTTTAGAATTTCTGAACAGTTTAGGATTGCAAGTTATGTGATCAGTAGCCCCAGTATCTATGATCCAGTCACTTGATTCAAAACCTTTTGACATTAGGCAGAAAGTAGTGTTAGTACCTGATTTGTCTTCTTGTTTAAAATGAGAAGAAATGTGATTCACATGAGCTGTGTTCCCACTTTGCTGAATCAGAGAGAGTATCTTTGTATATTGATCCTTTGTGAACAAAAAATTACCACTGCTATTTGCATCTGCAGTTTCATTCCTCTTATAATTTTCCTTTCTGTTGTTACTTTCATATGCAGATTCATCTGCATCAGAACCTTCATGAAGTTCAACCTGATTAGCATTGCTTTGAATTGGTCTTTTAAACTTTGACTGAAAATTGGGAGGAAAACCATATTTCCTGTAGCAGATTTCAACTGTATGCCCCTCCATTCCACAGTAAGAACAGATAGGTTTCTTATTCTGAGAATAGTTGAACTTCTTTGGCTTGTATACACTGCTATTGCCTCCTGAGTAGCTTGTATAACCATTGTTCTGATTGCCTTTGCTATAACAAGTAGTGTGTTCATCCTGAGATGAAGTTTCATAGTTCTGATTGTTTCCTTTTGCATAGAAAATCTGTGAATCTGCATTGGTACTGCTTAAACCAAGTTGCCTCTCATGTTGCACTACCATGGAGAAAACTTTGTTGATTGCAGGTAATGGCTCCATCATCATAATCTGAACTTTGATAACTCCAAAAGAGTCATTTAGACCTTTAACAAATCTAATCACCTCATCACTTGAAAAATACTCTTTAATAGTTCTCATTAAAGCACAAGAACAAACTGGATTACAAGTACATCCAGGAATGGGACGAAGACTGGACAGTTCATCCCACAACATCTTAAGATGTGTATAATAGTCTGTAACATTGTATTATTCTGCTTAAAAGAATAAATCTCTTCCTGTAACTCAGATATTCTCACAGAATCAATCTGAGAAAACCGTTCTTTAAGATCTTCCCAAATGTCTATAGCATTATCAATGCAAGATACACTATCAGCAATAGAATTACTTACAGCTCTTGTAATCCATGAACTCACCATTGTATTACATCTCTCCTAAGCTGAGAAAGAATGATCATGCCTGTGTGGAACAGGGAAGCTTCCATCAATGAATTTCAACTTATTCTTTGAAATTAGAGCTTTCTTCATAGCTCGACACCAAGAATGGTAATTAGGTCCTGTAAGAACATTTGTAACTAGGAGAAGAGATAGATTCTCACTAGGGTGAACATAATAGGGGTTAGAAGGCAAATCCTCTGGTCTTGTTTGATTATCCGTCATTGTTGATCAAGAAAAATAACTGTTTTCTCAAGCtttaagaagaaaaagaaagtgTTTGGTTGCTAAGAAAATTGAGAGCAAATTGCTTTGATACCATAATAGAATTGGAGAgcttttattaaatgaaaagtAGAATTCTCAATTACATAACTAAGAAGCCGAGCTAAGACTATTTATAGCTACAACAAGAAATAACTGCTATTAACAGAAAACACAGAAAGCATGACTTGTGATCTGCTGAGCTGGCTTCTTATCCTCTGAGGTGTGAGCTGTCAAATACACACGAGTTGCTTGTGGTATCTTCTTAGCTGGATATGAGCTGGATGTATCTTCATCTGTAAGCAAGCTCTTGTTATGGAGTAATCTTCTGGTACAAGCAAGACCATGATGAGCAGACTGAGTTCCATAAGAAGTATGGCAATCTGAATCTGATGAAGCTGAGTAAGATACATTgtttaataaaaacatctaACTTTTTATATAGTTGATTAGTATAAAAAAAGtagtaaacttttaaaaagaaaactaCATGTTTTGAATGAGagaaaaacacaaaatttacttttttgatttctttaaaaaaaatcagaacaTAATTTTATAGAAAAGAGTAAAGACTgtagtttttttaaaagatgACTTACGCCTCAGCAAATTGCGCAAATGAATGAGTGTCATGTCAGCACCgtatatgaatttgagaaaataaaataaaaatttgtgtatttttatgagaagttttaaaaaaacatgattaaattaagaaaacgtaCCAATGAgttgtagctcaaatggtataagcgctgggcAGCAAAtgtcaaggtcgtgggttcaaatcctcccacaagcgctcccccttccccaattatcaaaaaaaaaaaaataagaaaacgttCAAAGTTggttttttatgacattaccccttGAAAGTGAAACTAAGGGAATATATAGTTTGATCCTAAAGCAATAGGGATGCGAACGTGAATATAACAAATATTGGAAGTGTTAAGAGTAATTTGCTAAAAACAATTAGCACTTAAACAAGTTATTAGTAGCTTTAACCTGCACAAAACCTGCCAAAGATACACTTTTGCTCAAAAATTTGTTCGTTTAAACAACTAAGTGAACAAAACTcaagtttaaatattaaaatagcaaAAATTGAAGAGTTCAACAAATCATTTGTACAATTTCACCAATTAAGAAATTagttcatattttaaataaatataactaaTTGTGCTACCAGCACAAGTGATCGAAGGCAAATGTCAAATTaactttataattataaaatatttgaactgTATTTAtctatttagataaaaaaaatctattttatttatttattagagaATCTCATAGAaagattgaattatattactaattgtatttaattcctaaaaatgtcCTAAATGCAAGTGCATGTAATCTAATTCTAAAactcttaaaatattttatttatttatttattactactaaTTTTCGTTAAGTCATACGAATTAGTGTagtaaacaattaaaaaaataataatttgtatttattgatttacctaacaaaagagagaaaataaaatagtttccattatatattatttgtttttagTAATATTATTCAAGAAATTGTTtcattgtatatatatatgtataatttttgttaattagttTCTTTTAGTAGTataaaattgcttaaaagagTTGGTAAGTAATTCCAAAACTATTAACAGATGAATCCTTAATTACCCACTAACCTTGA includes:
- the LOC126662121 gene encoding cation/H(+) antiporter 15-like, producing MARIKDRDIFDKKFRIVAGIILGPSILGQNTKYMETFFPDWGMGLLDTTANFGAACYIFITAIKLDPTMLLRAGKISWIISLPSFTIPFLYSLISDFLIQKKIPGFIYREEKGLLRISYGLSITFFISIADAMEERSLRTTELGQISMSSAMIMEMSRLCIPEESSLGGAIIEKTEAIVMNIFQPLFFVLIGYHTDIKLLSNIDGYGLLILFIFGCHLAKMIATVSASYLVGVKLRNALLLGFIMNFKGVIDFSFYSRWLASGIIGLIRATTAYVAAYCPMGKGGYPATRRPHRQLFAGTDWLVDQRMYTILVLSNFILTSVHSNILDIFYNPQTRLTESPSSQKRFRNLQSASVSRPLRLLTCIHSEDNVRCIISLLEASNPNAISPIHAYIVHTIELVGGMVPRLTPYNTNWRRYRSYTSSNHIMQAFSNYSKNSRGPVSIRPFTLVAPYKTMHNILCNLGEDKKLNIIIVPFMCDDIEANIIVPYSLVREFNTQLQVNSPCTVAILVDRGLNRRRINLGKFSYNVLVIFIGGDDDREALQVATRMSGNPDVSITLMRIYLKNEEIYEIEDKLDESLIKEFKEKNEKNKNVVLREAIVSNSTDLINLIGSLDGNYEIIIVGKKQIKLNLMKEMQDWIDYPELGVIGDMIASSNSHDCKMSVLVVQHSLFFI